From one Bacteroidota bacterium genomic stretch:
- a CDS encoding DEAD/DEAH box helicase — MKNFSDLGVETPILNAIQEMGFETPTPIQEQSIPVFLETGQDILGLAQTGTGKTAAFGVPIIQLIQPTNKNIQALIICPTRELCMQISKDLGNFSKFKSNLSIVAVYGGSSIERQISDIKRGANIIVATPGRLMDLMSRRAINISTVNFVVLDEADEMLNMGFEEDVEYILAETPAEKRVCLFSATMPKSIRNIANKYMKNPFEITVGKSNSGNVNITHQYAAVHARDKYAALKRYLDFNSDNLYAIIFCTTKHETQDISDKLIKDGYNADCLHGDLSQGQREKVMNRFRHHAIKILLATDVAARGIDVTGLTHVIHFHLPDDIENYTHRSGRTGRAGKLGVSFTLLNMRENGRLKDIERLSNVKFEKILIPSAEEVRDKKLLAFTDTIINTEIETSIFDEKVMAGLHPLMAIPSEELIQKFLSLELRRFSAEYLNAPDLNVDSKAPRDRDSGSSEGRGRDRNQRIFVSLGKKDGFDIRSFKDWVAQMSGLDWKELHVDVSGVFSFVDSNTEHATKIIDALNGSTYEGRPVRAELSGDKPGGSGGRSRNGGRSGGYGRSEGGSRDSGGRSEGGRSRSYSGSNRRSEGGSNTGGGYGTRDSGGSRDGGGRSYRSGSSDRPRNSDGGGERRRRKD; from the coding sequence TTGAAAAATTTTAGTGATTTGGGCGTAGAAACGCCCATCTTGAATGCGATTCAAGAGATGGGGTTTGAGACCCCAACGCCTATACAGGAACAGTCTATTCCGGTATTTTTAGAAACAGGGCAAGATATTTTAGGATTGGCCCAGACGGGAACAGGTAAAACGGCAGCATTTGGAGTGCCAATTATCCAACTTATACAGCCTACCAACAAAAATATTCAAGCATTAATTATTTGTCCAACTCGTGAACTTTGCATGCAAATAAGCAAAGACCTTGGAAACTTTAGCAAATTTAAATCTAATTTAAGTATTGTTGCCGTTTACGGAGGTAGTAGCATTGAACGTCAAATTTCTGATATTAAACGTGGAGCAAACATTATTGTAGCAACTCCGGGTCGTTTAATGGATTTAATGAGCCGCAGAGCTATTAACATTTCAACCGTTAATTTTGTGGTACTTGACGAAGCAGATGAAATGCTTAATATGGGATTTGAAGAAGATGTTGAATACATTTTAGCCGAAACTCCTGCTGAAAAACGCGTATGCTTATTCAGTGCAACCATGCCTAAAAGCATCAGAAATATTGCTAATAAATACATGAAAAACCCATTTGAGATTACCGTAGGTAAATCAAATTCAGGTAATGTAAATATTACGCATCAATATGCAGCAGTGCATGCTCGCGATAAATATGCAGCGTTAAAACGTTATTTAGATTTTAATAGTGATAATCTTTATGCTATTATTTTCTGTACTACCAAACACGAAACCCAAGACATTAGCGATAAATTAATCAAAGATGGTTATAACGCTGATTGTTTACACGGTGATTTAAGCCAGGGACAACGTGAAAAGGTAATGAACCGTTTCCGCCATCACGCTATTAAAATATTATTAGCAACTGATGTAGCGGCTCGTGGTATTGATGTTACTGGTTTAACCCACGTAATACATTTCCATTTACCAGATGATATCGAAAACTACACACACAGAAGTGGTAGAACAGGTAGAGCAGGTAAATTAGGTGTTTCATTTACTTTACTTAATATGCGTGAAAACGGCAGATTAAAAGATATTGAACGTCTTTCAAATGTTAAATTTGAAAAAATTCTTATTCCAAGTGCCGAAGAAGTACGTGATAAAAAATTATTAGCTTTTACTGATACCATTATAAATACTGAAATTGAAACAAGTATTTTTGATGAAAAAGTAATGGCTGGTTTACATCCATTAATGGCTATTCCATCTGAAGAGTTAATTCAAAAATTCCTTTCACTTGAATTACGCAGATTTAGTGCTGAATACTTAAATGCTCCTGACTTAAATGTTGATAGCAAAGCGCCACGTGACCGTGATTCGGGTTCAAGCGAAGGCAGAGGAAGAGATAGAAATCAACGCATTTTTGTAAGTTTAGGTAAAAAAGATGGTTTTGATATCCGTAGTTTTAAAGATTGGGTTGCTCAAATGAGTGGTTTAGATTGGAAAGAATTACATGTTGACGTGAGTGGTGTTTTTAGTTTTGTTGATTCCAATACAGAACACGCAACTAAAATTATAGATGCTTTAAATGGCAGTACTTATGAAGGCCGTCCGGTACGTGCTGAATTAAGTGGTGACAAACCAGGTGGTAGCGGTGGACGTTCTCGTAACGGTGGTCGCAGCGGTGGATATGGAAGAAGTGAAGGTGGCAGCAGAGACAGCGGAGGACGTAGTGAAGGTGGTAGAAGCAGAAGCTACAGCGGAAGTAACAGAAGAAGTGAAGGTGGCTCTAATACTGGTGGTGGATACGGAACACGTGATTCAGGTGGTAGCAGAGATGGAGGAGGAAGATCATACCGTTCTGGTTCATCTGACAGACCTAGAAATAGTGATGGCGGAGGAGAAAGAAGACGTAGAAAAGATTAG
- the recA gene encoding recombinase RecA, whose translation MSDNKEKIKALQLTMDKLDKQYGKGTVMRMSDKLVVASEAISTGSLSLDIALGVGGLPVGRIIEIYGPESSGKTTLSMHAIAEAQKKGGIAAFVDAEHAFDKTYAEKLGIDVDNLIISQPDDGEQALEIADALIRSGAIDIIVIDSVAALVPKAEIEGEMGESKMGLQARLMSQALRKLTGTINKTGCVCIFINQLREKIGVMFGNPETTTGGNALKFYASVRLDIRRIGQLKEGVEIIGNRTRVKVAKNKLAPPFRTVEFDIIYGEGISRLGETIDLGVDFEIIKKAGSWFSYNETKLGQGRDAVKQILTDNPELTAEIEKQIIERANSGSVKIKVEPE comes from the coding sequence ATGAGTGATAATAAAGAAAAAATAAAAGCACTTCAGCTTACTATGGATAAGCTTGATAAGCAGTACGGAAAAGGAACCGTAATGCGCATGAGCGATAAATTAGTTGTTGCCAGCGAAGCCATTTCAACAGGCTCGTTAAGTTTAGATATTGCTTTAGGTGTTGGCGGATTACCAGTTGGTAGAATTATAGAAATATACGGACCAGAATCGTCAGGTAAAACTACATTAAGTATGCACGCCATTGCCGAAGCACAAAAAAAAGGCGGTATTGCTGCTTTTGTTGATGCAGAACATGCATTTGACAAAACATACGCAGAAAAATTAGGCATTGACGTTGACAATTTAATTATATCGCAACCCGATGACGGAGAACAAGCATTAGAAATTGCCGATGCATTAATCCGCTCAGGTGCTATTGATATTATTGTAATTGACTCGGTAGCTGCATTGGTTCCAAAAGCCGAAATAGAAGGCGAAATGGGTGAAAGCAAAATGGGTTTACAAGCCAGATTAATGAGTCAGGCATTACGTAAGTTAACCGGTACCATTAATAAAACAGGTTGCGTTTGTATTTTCATTAACCAATTACGCGAAAAAATTGGTGTTATGTTTGGTAACCCGGAAACAACTACCGGTGGTAATGCACTTAAATTTTATGCTTCAGTACGTTTAGATATCCGTAGAATAGGCCAATTAAAAGAGGGTGTTGAAATTATTGGTAACAGAACAAGAGTAAAAGTAGCCAAAAATAAATTAGCTCCTCCTTTCCGTACAGTTGAGTTCGACATTATTTATGGAGAAGGTATTAGTCGTTTAGGCGAAACTATTGATCTTGGTGTTGATTTTGAAATTATCAAAAAAGCAGGGTCGTGGTTTAGCTATAACGAGACAAAATTAGGCCAAGGGCGTGATGCGGTTAAACAAATATTAACCGACAACCCTGAATTAACCGCTGAAATTGAAAAACAAATTATTGAAAGAGCCAATTCAGGTAGTGTTAAAATTAAGGTAGAACCAGAATAG
- a CDS encoding type IX secretion system plug protein domain-containing protein: MNLKYLIIIFCLVKLHICSAQIVYDNATYDKNIKTVQLLIDGTDDRYPILLLNSNQQLKLSFDIIGNNNEYFQYTLIHCDANWQPTPMAQSLYIKGMTFDNINDFKFSTNTYVKYVHYNLRLPNDNMKPMLAGNYIIKVYRNFDEEKVVLTRRFMILNNQTKIAATAKPASLAEYRFTKQELNFTVEYNAAIIPNPLQDIKVVVLQNNRWDNALRGVPPLFASNGKLDFNYLDRTLFSGGNEFRFFDTRNLRQYSVNVRTKYFDSVYKCLLNIDEPRSSKQYSQYLDYNGKRIVDNKEGTNADLDGDYALMQFQLSATAILPPNTDVYVFGEFTDWKLKPEFKMTYNANRMRYDLDVSLKQGRYEYAYALLNPETNLPDESDFEGNYANTENEYMIYVYNHNLQFNYDELIGSYLFNTLR; encoded by the coding sequence ATGAATTTAAAATATTTAATAATTATTTTTTGTTTAGTAAAGCTACATATATGTTCCGCACAGATTGTATACGATAATGCCACTTACGATAAAAACATTAAAACAGTTCAGCTACTTATTGATGGAACTGACGACCGTTACCCGATATTATTACTCAACAGCAATCAGCAATTAAAATTAAGTTTTGATATAATTGGCAACAACAACGAGTACTTTCAATACACCTTAATTCATTGCGATGCTAATTGGCAACCCACCCCTATGGCACAAAGTTTATATATAAAAGGGATGACCTTTGATAACATAAACGACTTTAAGTTTTCAACCAATACCTATGTTAAGTATGTGCACTACAATTTGCGTTTACCAAACGACAATATGAAACCCATGCTAGCCGGTAATTATATTATAAAAGTGTACCGCAACTTTGATGAAGAAAAAGTAGTATTAACAAGACGGTTCATGATACTAAACAACCAGACAAAAATTGCAGCTACCGCAAAACCAGCATCCTTAGCCGAATATCGGTTTACAAAACAAGAACTTAATTTCACTGTTGAATACAATGCTGCCATTATACCCAATCCTTTACAAGATATAAAAGTAGTAGTGCTTCAAAATAACCGTTGGGATAATGCTTTGCGGGGAGTACCGCCTTTATTTGCCAGCAATGGTAAATTAGATTTTAATTATTTAGATAGAACGTTATTTAGTGGAGGCAATGAATTCCGTTTTTTTGATACCCGTAACCTCAGGCAATATAGCGTAAACGTGCGCACCAAATATTTTGACTCCGTGTATAAATGCCTTTTAAACATTGATGAACCAAGAAGCAGCAAACAATACTCACAATATTTAGATTATAATGGAAAACGCATTGTTGATAACAAAGAAGGTACTAATGCCGACTTAGATGGTGATTATGCTCTCATGCAATTTCAACTAAGTGCTACAGCCATATTGCCCCCTAATACCGATGTATATGTTTTTGGCGAGTTTACTGACTGGAAACTAAAACCGGAATTTAAAATGACATACAATGCCAACCGAATGCGGTACGATTTGGATGTGTCATTAAAACAAGGCCGATATGAATATGCATACGCATTATTAAATCCGGAAACCAATTTACCTGACGAGTCAGATTTTGAAGGCAACTATGCCAATACCGAAAATGAATACATGATTTATGTTTACAACCATAACCTGCAATTCAATTATGACGAATTAATAGGTTCCTATCTATTTAATACGTTGCGTTAA
- a CDS encoding S8 family serine peptidase codes for MINTIHKKLALILLGSILFLQTNAQKKAPDNWFNLDPKANKVYGVSTDRTYNELLKGRKSKTVIVAVIDGGTDVSHEDLKDVIWVNPKEVANNGIDDDHNGYIDDVNGWNFIGGKDSNVVQDNMEITRVYAKYNKKFANTTRGELVSNVEKTEFDLYKKAEALYLKKLNEAQRNATIYKKIGEGIRSIVTYFNKEDITLDELKTYPVKSNIDNLAVINVTNAIKQKLPIKSLLAELDGAYSYFNNQLETHLNQELNTRQLVGDNYDNVNEKYYGNNRVSGPKGDHGTHVAGIIAAIRNNSVGMNGVADNVRIMVLRVVPDGDERDKDIANAIRYATDNGAKIINMSFGKSLSPNKHEVDEAVRYAVSKDVLLVHAAGNDHNNIDTVGNFPTARYEYGTDKASNWIEVGANTWKNKKDLTASFSNYGKNTVDVFAPGFDIYSSVPENKYESFNGTSMAAPVVAGVAAVLRSYFPDLTAQQTKELILESAIVYKKKVYIPGSQTKTKLSEISKTGGVVNLYNAVNLALSRGYKSYN; via the coding sequence ATGATTAATACTATACACAAAAAATTAGCTTTAATTTTATTAGGCAGCATTTTGTTTCTACAAACAAATGCACAGAAAAAAGCACCTGACAACTGGTTTAATTTAGATCCCAAAGCCAATAAAGTTTATGGCGTAAGTACAGATAGAACATACAACGAATTATTAAAAGGACGTAAATCAAAAACAGTTATTGTTGCCGTTATTGATGGAGGAACTGATGTAAGCCACGAAGACTTAAAAGATGTTATTTGGGTAAACCCAAAAGAAGTTGCCAATAATGGAATTGATGATGACCATAATGGTTATATTGACGATGTAAATGGTTGGAACTTTATTGGGGGTAAAGACAGCAATGTAGTACAAGACAATATGGAAATTACCCGTGTTTACGCCAAGTACAATAAAAAATTTGCCAATACCACACGAGGTGAACTGGTAAGCAATGTAGAAAAAACAGAATTTGATTTATATAAAAAAGCAGAGGCTTTATACTTAAAAAAATTAAACGAAGCCCAAAGAAATGCCACCATTTATAAAAAAATTGGAGAAGGCATTAGAAGCATAGTAACCTATTTTAACAAGGAAGATATTACCCTAGACGAATTAAAAACTTATCCTGTAAAAAGCAATATAGATAATCTGGCTGTTATCAATGTAACCAATGCTATTAAACAAAAACTACCTATAAAAAGTTTGCTGGCTGAACTGGACGGAGCATACAGCTATTTTAACAACCAGCTAGAAACCCATTTAAACCAAGAGTTAAATACTAGACAATTGGTGGGTGATAATTACGACAATGTAAATGAAAAATATTACGGCAATAATAGAGTGAGCGGGCCTAAAGGCGACCATGGAACACATGTGGCCGGTATTATAGCTGCAATAAGAAACAACAGTGTAGGTATGAACGGAGTAGCAGATAATGTTAGAATTATGGTGTTACGTGTAGTACCTGACGGAGATGAACGCGATAAAGATATTGCCAACGCCATCCGTTACGCTACTGATAATGGTGCAAAAATAATTAACATGAGTTTTGGCAAATCTCTTTCACCTAACAAACACGAAGTAGATGAAGCCGTAAGATATGCGGTTAGTAAAGATGTATTATTGGTACACGCTGCTGGTAACGACCATAATAATATTGATACAGTTGGAAATTTCCCTACAGCCAGATACGAATATGGTACCGACAAAGCATCAAACTGGATTGAGGTAGGTGCCAATACATGGAAAAACAAAAAAGATTTAACAGCAAGCTTTAGTAACTATGGTAAAAACACTGTTGATGTTTTTGCTCCTGGTTTTGATATATATTCATCTGTACCCGAAAACAAATACGAAAGCTTTAACGGAACAAGTATGGCCGCTCCGGTGGTTGCAGGCGTAGCTGCTGTGTTACGTTCTTACTTCCCTGATTTAACCGCTCAACAAACCAAGGAACTAATTTTAGAGTCAGCCATTGTATATAAAAAGAAAGTATATATACCAGGTAGCCAAACAAAAACCAAATTGAGCGAAATATCTAAAACCGGTGGCGTAGTTAATTTATACAATGCTGTGAATTTAGCTTTAAGCAGAGGCTACAAATCATACAATTAA
- a CDS encoding fasciclin domain-containing protein, which translates to MKTIKTIAIALGIFVMSQVNVSAQSTVTVGGEAMYPRKNIVENAVNSKDHTTLVAAVKAANLVETLQGSGPFTVFAPTNAAFAKLPAGTVENLVKPENKATLTKILTYHVVAGKIDSKELMKRIKAGNGVATLKTVSGGTLYAMMNGDKNIVIKDENGNVSNISIYDVYQSNGVIHVIDAVVTPKM; encoded by the coding sequence ATGAAAACAATTAAAACAATTGCCATTGCATTAGGAATTTTTGTAATGAGCCAGGTAAATGTAAGTGCTCAAAGTACCGTAACAGTTGGTGGAGAAGCCATGTATCCTAGAAAAAATATTGTAGAAAATGCAGTAAACTCTAAAGACCATACTACACTTGTAGCTGCAGTTAAAGCCGCTAACTTAGTTGAAACACTTCAAGGCAGTGGTCCTTTTACCGTATTTGCCCCAACAAATGCTGCCTTTGCAAAACTTCCTGCCGGAACAGTAGAAAATTTAGTAAAACCGGAAAACAAAGCTACCTTAACTAAAATATTAACTTACCACGTAGTAGCCGGTAAAATTGATTCGAAAGAATTAATGAAAAGAATAAAAGCCGGTAATGGTGTAGCTACTTTAAAAACAGTAAGTGGTGGTACTTTATATGCTATGATGAATGGCGATAAAAACATTGTAATAAAAGATGAAAACGGAAACGTTTCAAACATCTCTATCTACGATGTGTACCAGTCAAACGGTGTAATACATGTAATAGATGCAGTAGTTACTCCTAAAATGTAA
- the ruvA gene encoding Holliday junction branch migration protein RuvA — MISHIKGKISEKTPAFVVIDCNGVGYGVQISLHTYEQISALTEVKLLTHLSIKEDAHTLYGFADDEEKQLFLQLISVNGVGTNTARMILSSLKPAEIRHAIGTGNWTLLKSIKGIGPKTAQRLVVDLQDKVKMINLNQPQNTAQGVTNSIVAEALGALVSLGFTKADAEKVLVKVRQTNPDFSVEQLIKQALKQL; from the coding sequence GTGATATCTCATATAAAAGGTAAGATTAGTGAAAAAACGCCCGCTTTTGTTGTTATAGATTGCAACGGTGTTGGGTATGGTGTTCAAATTTCACTGCATACTTACGAACAAATTAGTGCATTAACGGAAGTAAAACTTTTAACTCATTTGAGTATAAAAGAAGATGCACATACGCTTTATGGTTTTGCCGATGATGAAGAAAAACAGCTTTTCTTACAACTGATTTCAGTAAACGGGGTCGGAACCAATACTGCCCGCATGATATTATCATCGCTTAAACCTGCAGAAATTAGACACGCCATAGGTACTGGTAACTGGACTTTATTAAAATCAATAAAAGGAATTGGGCCTAAAACAGCCCAGCGACTGGTGGTTGATTTGCAAGATAAAGTTAAAATGATCAATTTAAATCAACCTCAAAATACTGCTCAGGGAGTAACAAACTCAATTGTTGCAGAAGCACTGGGAGCTTTGGTCTCGCTTGGTTTTACAAAAGCTGATGCTGAAAAAGTATTGGTTAAAGTAAGGCAAACCAATCCCGATTTTAGTGTGGAGCAACTCATCAAACAAGCTTTAAAACAATTATAA